The proteins below come from a single Deltaproteobacteria bacterium genomic window:
- a CDS encoding class I SAM-dependent methyltransferase gives MATRATVQLEELAAPAARGSLEPVAPRWQRDVLQRIPWSLRRWFDPHHYPRYRFVCEAAARVRAGEFVLDAGAGECPFKPLFAHARYLGVDSCVGDDEWDYSRLGLVSDLFHLGLRSGSVDNALCNDVLEHVPDPAGLIVALYEVLKPGGNLFLSAPQGWGQHQNPHDYFRFTSHALRMLFERAGFEVQYIRPLGGFFYYLANRIQMLPIMLFPPARRQWIEWVRLPFKLLATGVFGVAIPLMLMPLDRLDTDKNTTLTYACWCRKPSAPRPVE, from the coding sequence ATGGCAACCCGCGCAACGGTACAACTTGAAGAGCTGGCAGCCCCTGCCGCACGCGGGAGCCTCGAGCCGGTCGCACCGCGCTGGCAGCGCGATGTGTTGCAGCGCATCCCGTGGTCGCTGCGGCGCTGGTTCGACCCTCACCACTATCCCCGCTATCGTTTCGTGTGCGAGGCGGCGGCGCGGGTGCGTGCTGGCGAGTTCGTGCTCGATGCAGGGGCCGGCGAGTGTCCATTCAAGCCGCTGTTCGCGCACGCGCGTTACCTCGGAGTTGACAGTTGCGTGGGCGACGACGAGTGGGACTACTCGCGGCTCGGCTTGGTGTCCGATCTGTTTCATCTCGGCTTGCGCTCGGGCAGTGTCGACAATGCCCTGTGCAACGACGTCTTGGAGCACGTACCCGACCCAGCGGGGTTGATCGTCGCGCTCTACGAGGTGTTGAAGCCGGGTGGGAATTTATTTCTCTCGGCGCCGCAGGGCTGGGGACAGCACCAGAACCCGCACGACTACTTCCGCTTCACCTCCCACGCGCTGCGCATGTTGTTCGAGCGTGCAGGTTTCGAAGTGCAGTACATCCGGCCGCTCGGTGGCTTCTTCTACTACCTCGCCAATCGCATCCAGATGTTGCCGATCATGCTGTTTCCGCCGGCGCGCCGCCAGTGGATCGAATGGGTGCGGCTGCCGTTCAAGCTATTGGCGACCGGCGTGTTTGGCGTCGCGATTCCCCTCATGCTGATGCCGCTCGATCGACTCGATACCGACAAGAACACCACGCTGACCTATGCCTGTTGGTGCCGCAAACCGTCTGCACCCCGGCCTGTGGAGTGA
- a CDS encoding class I SAM-dependent methyltransferase — translation MAMPSTRQAPLCPVCGGSDFVPQFGGAGADAGKRSTTPYRITQSSRRLVGAVERCRDCGLGMLPPHLVEGHYADGADERFAEQAEVRCRNAERLLQLLPPPSPGARLLDVGSAYGFLLLAARRLGYDAVGVEPSQDAADYAHRTYGVEVFNGPIQDVPYEAESFDVITLADVIEHFSDPALVLDRLHRLLRPNGHLVLLTPDFGSVAARVMGRHWWALLDDHYFYFSRQTLPRFLRQHGFSSERLQSFGRAFPIHHWVFKLSQYSEGTYRACDRVVRALGLAEVEVPLNFGDQMACVASRVSRATQSGATS, via the coding sequence ATGGCCATGCCGTCAACCCGACAAGCGCCGCTGTGCCCGGTGTGCGGTGGGAGCGATTTCGTTCCGCAGTTCGGTGGAGCGGGCGCTGATGCCGGGAAGCGGAGTACGACGCCGTATCGCATCACGCAGAGCTCGCGCAGGTTGGTAGGTGCGGTCGAGCGCTGCCGTGACTGTGGATTGGGCATGCTGCCGCCGCACTTGGTTGAAGGTCACTACGCGGACGGAGCCGACGAGCGTTTCGCAGAACAAGCGGAAGTGCGCTGCCGCAATGCCGAACGGCTGTTGCAATTGCTGCCACCACCCAGCCCCGGCGCCCGGTTGCTCGACGTCGGCTCCGCCTACGGCTTCCTGCTCTTGGCCGCCCGCCGGCTCGGCTACGACGCGGTCGGAGTCGAGCCCTCGCAGGATGCCGCCGACTACGCACACCGCACCTATGGTGTCGAGGTTTTCAACGGGCCGATTCAGGATGTCCCGTACGAAGCGGAGAGCTTCGACGTCATCACGCTGGCAGATGTCATCGAGCACTTCAGCGATCCCGCGCTGGTGCTCGATCGACTCCATCGACTGCTCCGGCCGAATGGTCACTTGGTTCTGCTCACGCCGGACTTTGGCAGTGTGGCAGCGCGCGTGATGGGAAGGCATTGGTGGGCGCTGCTCGATGATCACTACTTTTATTTCTCCCGGCAGACCTTGCCGCGCTTTTTGCGACAGCACGGATTTTCCAGCGAACGACTGCAGTCCTTTGGGCGGGCATTCCCGATTCATCATTGGGTCTTCAAACTGTCGCAGTACAGTGAAGGCACGTATCGCGCCTGCGACCGGGTGGTGCGCGCGCTGGGCTTGGCCGAGGTCGAGGTGCCGCTCAATTTCGGCGATCAGATGGCGTGCGTCGCATCCCGTGTGTCGCGCGCCACGCAATCGGGAGCGACGAGTTGA
- a CDS encoding glycosyltransferase family 39 protein translates to MEPRLRRTLLAAILLVSVLVNSWHLQWGLPNGNTTWAADAITPLTPLSVAKKSFAKPNSGWFYFKYPIGHPLLLLVGYAPYLGTLYFTGEFRRPESRYPYGFKNPERSLAILALIGRAVSVAMAAGMVWIVYALGMLLFEPGAALLGAAAAACAMVLVFYAHTTNLDVPVTFWMLLALLFAVRLMRAVSWRDCMGLGIAAAMGFATKESAVGFLIALPLFIAVAQWRQLHPLSAAAIGPVILRLGVGAVVSVLVYGVVTNAFYNPAGLMNRWRFLTGTLPREYFGTLVPRAAYIDVTHGPSLATHMRLLRELVVSLTNGVGIALCTAGLCGLVVALVRAPWTAALPMTLFATYYWFALTALPLVAVRYVLPLSMLLMLFAGVFLHALGRRGAMGRGVVATVLLAGLAYGASVDHLLMRDPRYAAESWLRDRAQGRTVETYNRATFLPRMPAGVNVSQPKFSDTTREGLAQRRPDFIVLNMADISRVTGHYDTFEIGVKRRPENEAFLRALLAEELGYRRVAQFRTPSLLLRDEVIRSLNPEIVVFARP, encoded by the coding sequence ATGGAGCCACGGCTCCGCCGAACATTGCTGGCCGCGATTCTGTTGGTGAGTGTGCTGGTCAACAGTTGGCATTTGCAATGGGGTTTACCGAACGGGAACACGACCTGGGCGGCCGATGCGATCACCCCGCTGACGCCGTTGTCGGTGGCGAAGAAGTCGTTCGCCAAGCCCAACTCGGGATGGTTCTACTTCAAGTATCCGATCGGTCATCCACTGCTGTTGCTCGTGGGCTACGCTCCGTATCTCGGAACGCTCTACTTCACCGGAGAGTTCCGCCGGCCCGAGAGCCGTTATCCGTATGGATTCAAGAACCCGGAGCGGTCGCTTGCGATTCTTGCTCTGATCGGGCGCGCGGTCAGCGTGGCGATGGCGGCGGGGATGGTTTGGATCGTGTACGCGCTCGGTATGCTGTTGTTCGAGCCCGGGGCCGCGTTGTTGGGCGCCGCGGCCGCGGCCTGTGCGATGGTGTTGGTTTTCTACGCCCACACCACCAATCTCGACGTGCCGGTGACGTTCTGGATGCTGCTAGCACTGCTCTTCGCGGTACGGCTCATGCGCGCCGTCAGCTGGCGAGATTGTATGGGCCTTGGCATCGCGGCGGCGATGGGATTTGCGACGAAGGAGTCTGCCGTTGGGTTCTTGATCGCGCTGCCGCTCTTCATCGCCGTCGCGCAATGGCGGCAACTGCATCCGTTGTCGGCTGCGGCGATTGGACCGGTGATTCTTCGCCTCGGTGTTGGGGCGGTCGTCAGCGTGCTGGTGTACGGTGTGGTGACTAACGCCTTCTACAATCCGGCCGGTCTGATGAATCGTTGGCGCTTTCTGACCGGAACACTGCCGCGGGAATACTTCGGCACCCTGGTGCCGCGCGCCGCGTACATCGATGTGACGCATGGGCCGTCCTTGGCCACTCATATGCGATTGCTGCGCGAGCTTGTGGTCAGCCTCACGAACGGCGTTGGCATCGCCTTGTGTACGGCTGGACTCTGCGGTCTCGTAGTCGCGCTGGTGCGGGCTCCCTGGACCGCCGCGTTGCCGATGACACTCTTCGCGACCTACTACTGGTTCGCTTTGACGGCACTGCCGTTGGTTGCCGTTCGCTACGTGTTGCCGTTGAGCATGCTGCTCATGCTGTTTGCGGGAGTGTTTCTGCACGCCTTGGGGCGACGTGGCGCGATGGGGCGCGGCGTGGTTGCGACGGTGCTGCTCGCCGGGTTGGCCTATGGTGCCAGCGTCGATCACCTCTTGATGCGCGATCCACGCTACGCGGCGGAGTCGTGGTTGCGTGATCGCGCTCAAGGCCGGACGGTTGAAACGTACAATCGGGCGACCTTTCTGCCGCGCATGCCCGCGGGCGTGAACGTCTCGCAGCCCAAGTTCAGTGACACTACGCGGGAAGGTCTCGCGCAGCGCCGGCCCGATTTCATTGTGCTGAACATGGCCGACATCAGTCGAGTCACGGGTCACTACGACACCTTCGAGATCGGTGTGAAGCGGCGGCCGGAAAACGAAGCGTTCCTGCGCGCGCTGTTGGCGGAGGAACTCGGCTATCGGCGCGTGGCGCAGTTCCGCACCCCGTCGCTGTTGCTGCGGGACGAGGTGATTCGCAGCCTCAACCCCGAGATTGTGGTGTTCGCCCGCCCATGA
- a CDS encoding MBL fold metallo-hydrolase produces MNVTYLGHAAILMEADGRTILMDPWLTDPTYHGTWWHFPPLALGVRDLPKIDYLYVSHEHPDHFDPPTLAQIDKSVHVIIADFRKKRFRDRLAAIGFRTITELNFNESFTCSDGLRLRLIPPDRPWDDSAILLQDGTTVLNVNDCHLDDATLERLGREQQIDLAFLTFTGASQYPGCFEFSLASKIERWRESKRAHVEEFVHWAKLLRTKRAVPAAGNFALLAADQLQLNTPHYVNTPQEAITALAADAPEIEGLQMNPGDQWDPRGGLHRLNPPPDWNRRMEMIEAMSQAHAGQIAEYFASEAAAPADLFERFRTYFTRLLAADPSIAKRINVVTWWAVEGPAGGDWVIDFTRERDWIYRGVPAQWNLRLRIPDKLVHIGVSEWSTWDNLVLSFRVRLARNPDRYNKEFWTWLAKL; encoded by the coding sequence ATGAACGTCACGTATCTGGGGCACGCCGCGATCTTGATGGAGGCGGATGGCCGCACCATCTTGATGGACCCGTGGTTGACCGACCCCACGTATCACGGCACGTGGTGGCACTTCCCGCCGCTGGCGCTCGGCGTGCGTGATCTACCGAAGATCGACTATCTCTACGTGTCGCACGAGCACCCCGACCACTTCGATCCGCCAACGCTGGCGCAGATCGACAAGAGCGTCCACGTCATCATTGCCGATTTTCGCAAGAAACGCTTCCGCGATCGACTCGCCGCGATCGGCTTTCGCACGATCACCGAACTGAACTTCAACGAGTCGTTCACGTGCAGCGACGGCCTACGGCTGCGCCTGATTCCGCCCGACCGTCCATGGGACGACAGTGCGATCCTGTTGCAGGACGGCACGACGGTGCTGAACGTCAACGACTGCCATCTCGACGACGCCACACTTGAACGACTGGGCCGCGAGCAACAGATCGACTTGGCATTCCTGACCTTTACCGGCGCCAGCCAGTACCCTGGCTGCTTCGAATTCTCGTTGGCGTCGAAGATCGAGCGTTGGCGTGAGAGCAAGCGTGCGCACGTCGAGGAGTTCGTTCACTGGGCGAAGCTGCTGCGGACGAAACGGGCAGTGCCCGCCGCAGGCAATTTCGCGCTCTTGGCCGCCGATCAGCTCCAGCTCAATACGCCGCACTACGTGAACACGCCGCAAGAGGCGATCACCGCGCTGGCCGCCGACGCGCCCGAGATCGAGGGGTTGCAGATGAATCCGGGCGATCAGTGGGATCCGCGCGGCGGCCTGCACCGGCTCAATCCGCCGCCCGACTGGAACCGGCGCATGGAAATGATCGAAGCGATGAGTCAAGCGCACGCTGGACAGATCGCCGAATATTTCGCCAGCGAAGCTGCGGCACCGGCTGATCTCTTCGAACGCTTTCGTACTTACTTCACGCGTCTGCTCGCGGCTGATCCGAGCATCGCGAAGCGCATAAACGTGGTGACGTGGTGGGCCGTTGAGGGTCCCGCCGGTGGCGACTGGGTGATCGACTTTACGCGCGAGCGCGACTGGATCTATCGCGGTGTGCCGGCGCAGTGGAATTTGCGGCTGCGGATTCCCGACAAGCTGGTCCACATCGGCGTCAGTGAATGGTCGACGTGGGACAATCTGGTGCTGTCCTTCCGTGTCCGGCTGGCGCGCAACCCCGATCGCTACAATAAAGAGTTTTGGACGTGGCTGGCCAAGCTGTAG
- a CDS encoding glycosyltransferase, with protein sequence MPKIRIVYAIKSMPVGGSQTHLLQVLRLLDQRRFDPILYCLTGEGALLDAVRAHGVRVIDGGLRKHFNGVPALRAILRMARVLRRERVDLVHNYLLRANAIGSLAARLARVPVTLVSKRGCHERHGVELAGARLGNWLANCVTVNANAVRDFVHENERCPREKMVMIPSGVDTDRFRPLAAGDHKTRLGLDPQRPVVGIVTRMRVRKGVEEFLRAMIKVRERLPAAQAVIVGEVELDDELRAVVAQGGLTAHLHLLGRRTDIPEVLSAFDLFVLSSHDEGMSNAILEAMAMEKPVVATDVGGTGEVVRHGHTGLLVPPKDPVPLAAAIAELLASGDRAVEMGRLGRRVVEERFSAHAMVRQMEDLYVKLLQQRGVVVADEAVSDAVPNIRGEHA encoded by the coding sequence ATGCCCAAGATTCGAATCGTCTACGCCATCAAGTCGATGCCGGTGGGCGGGAGCCAGACGCATCTGCTCCAAGTGTTGCGGCTGCTCGACCAGCGGCGCTTTGACCCCATCTTGTATTGCTTGACTGGGGAGGGCGCGCTGTTGGACGCAGTGCGCGCGCATGGCGTGCGAGTGATCGACGGCGGCCTGCGGAAACACTTCAACGGCGTGCCCGCGCTGCGCGCGATCCTCCGCATGGCGCGCGTTCTGCGGCGGGAGCGTGTGGATCTCGTACACAACTATCTTTTGCGCGCGAACGCGATCGGTTCGCTGGCGGCGCGGTTGGCGCGCGTGCCGGTGACGCTGGTGAGCAAACGCGGCTGCCACGAGCGACACGGAGTGGAGCTGGCTGGCGCGCGCCTGGGAAACTGGCTCGCGAACTGCGTGACCGTGAACGCCAACGCCGTCCGTGACTTCGTGCACGAGAACGAACGCTGTCCGCGCGAGAAGATGGTCATGATCCCTAGTGGCGTCGACACCGACCGTTTCCGTCCGCTCGCTGCGGGCGACCATAAGACGCGTCTCGGACTCGATCCGCAGCGCCCGGTCGTCGGCATCGTGACGCGGATGCGGGTACGCAAGGGGGTCGAAGAGTTTCTGCGCGCGATGATCAAGGTGCGCGAGCGTCTGCCGGCGGCACAAGCCGTGATTGTCGGCGAAGTCGAGCTCGACGACGAATTGCGCGCCGTTGTCGCCCAAGGTGGGCTGACGGCGCATCTCCATCTGCTCGGTCGCCGCACTGACATTCCCGAAGTGCTCTCCGCGTTTGATCTCTTCGTCCTGTCGTCGCACGATGAAGGGATGTCGAACGCCATCCTCGAGGCGATGGCGATGGAGAAGCCGGTCGTAGCCACCGATGTCGGCGGTACGGGCGAGGTGGTGCGCCATGGCCACACCGGATTGTTGGTGCCGCCGAAGGATCCGGTTCCGTTGGCGGCGGCGATTGCCGAGCTGCTGGCGAGTGGGGACCGCGCGGTGGAGATGGGCCGCCTTGGCCGGCGTGTCGTCGAAGAACGTTTTTCAGCCCACGCAATGGTGCGGCAGATGGAAGACTTGTACGTGAAGCTATTGCAGCAGCGCGGGGTTGTGGTTGCCGATGAGGCGGTGAGCGACGCCGTGCCGAATATCAGGGGAGAGCACGCATGA
- a CDS encoding right-handed parallel beta-helix repeat-containing protein, giving the protein MFRQAALILVILTLLGVDSAEAGPTLYVRTSGKDSADGLSRVTALRSVATAARRLDNSGGRIIVGPGVYQEGNISPRLVTAESLRTELMEFIADTDGSRTGDLAGPVIVDASGESTGFLLYGQQNIRIDGFEVRHAGDAGIQVRYNRGNNVGSASITIVNCIVQNSAKRGIDIQDTTGAVIVNNLVYHNGSSGISVGGMIQGSPNAVIAHNTSCANGDGGNGYGIFIGEGDRSDVASRYAAVVSNVIAGNRTAGIKVAPESQETYGGAFNVNADGFEPTTFPDPTDRETDPLLVNRTGTTPDAFRLRAGSPAVDFGPADAITVQEGGSTRDDRSADTGIVDAGFHFDNTAGPYVVPRIPQTPIFVRTTGRNSNDGRTAATAFRTIGYAALQARPGNRIIVGGGTYCEGDINLGEQTGTALPLLRPIEFVADADGSLTGDAGPVVIDAGASLCGGGGAAATGVQTGFNILGSSYVTIDGFHVTGGFDSGIQIRARESATGVRGSDNVTVSNSVVFSNRGSGILVRDSANVTIFNNLVYANGTGGIAVGGEATGSPKARVVNNTVYDNGAHGVVIGNRVDNDPVGSPGALVMNNLLDRNAGRALLVTPRSLTDFTGTANLDGALLGDLGLLAPAGADRQLGGAGFVDDDFHLQQRSAGQLTTSVAVDRSAGVASVMGLADGSTRTDDAADEGLSDAGFHYPRGGMRPTVGTFSALQARLLAASAIRLLFVNPDGNNGDGRSPASAFRTVFAAARAAEPGDTIVVAPGRYAEGDINLNNAGTASQPIVFVGDTSGKLSGSTPGPVLIDATGKDTGFVLLKRSFVQIRGFRIMGARVAGIQVRACPGDGEACTLESGSDHVTLADNVIFSGHRGIDVTDSTDATVFNNLIYANDSTGIAITGDLRQASDALLVNNTLYSNSGDAILLDGFLGAPNVELINNIIKGNGQFGIKTKPSSLPGLVLSHNINRDGANSETPADPNDPGADPMFARPPGVDGILGSTGFADDDFRLNVALSPGLDAAGVDAADVALTGGVARSDGMRDAGRADLGFHYESHGPIGGESQAIVTLYVRAQLGNDSNDGRTPQTALHTVARAAAQAGAGTTIVIGPGVYREGNLYPVTSGTASSPIIFVGDATGAQTGDAPGPVLLDANGLSGGFRLAGRSYVRIDGIDVTGARLAGVVAQNPTGVEVTNCRLFSNRGAGIMFVRPRGANTVFNNLVYANGGDGVQARLRRVRNSVLRLGNNTVYGNSGRGVWIDHSLSDRRMGTVLLAHNIVQNNAGDLVVTPRGWSALRLTPNLLSQPPTGVGSGAPLLIAPSVFNAPAGLDSVLGGSGFADDDFRVDGGSAAIDAGSTAAIVWALDGRTVRRDNAADAGAVDLGYHSPR; this is encoded by the coding sequence ATGTTTCGACAGGCCGCGCTGATTCTCGTGATCTTGACCCTTCTCGGCGTGGATAGCGCCGAAGCCGGGCCAACGCTCTACGTGCGCACCAGTGGCAAAGACAGTGCGGACGGCCTTTCGCGCGTCACAGCGCTGCGGAGCGTCGCGACCGCTGCACGCCGGCTCGACAACTCGGGCGGTCGCATCATCGTCGGCCCAGGCGTGTATCAGGAGGGCAACATCTCGCCGCGCCTGGTCACCGCAGAGAGTCTGCGGACCGAGCTGATGGAGTTCATTGCCGACACCGACGGCAGTCGCACCGGTGATCTCGCCGGACCCGTGATCGTCGATGCTTCTGGGGAGTCGACCGGGTTCTTGCTCTACGGCCAGCAGAACATCCGTATTGACGGCTTCGAAGTGCGTCACGCCGGCGATGCCGGCATCCAGGTGCGGTACAACCGCGGCAACAATGTTGGCTCCGCCAGCATCACGATCGTCAACTGCATCGTCCAGAACAGCGCCAAGCGAGGCATCGACATTCAAGACACGACCGGCGCCGTCATCGTCAACAACCTCGTCTACCACAACGGATCGAGTGGCATCTCGGTGGGTGGCATGATTCAGGGCTCGCCGAACGCGGTGATCGCGCACAACACGAGCTGCGCCAATGGCGACGGTGGGAACGGGTACGGCATCTTCATCGGCGAAGGCGATCGCAGCGATGTTGCGTCCCGTTACGCGGCGGTGGTGTCGAACGTCATTGCCGGGAATCGGACGGCTGGAATCAAGGTGGCACCGGAATCGCAAGAGACGTACGGCGGCGCGTTCAATGTGAACGCCGACGGCTTTGAGCCGACCACGTTTCCCGATCCGACGGATCGCGAAACCGATCCGCTGCTGGTCAATCGCACCGGCACCACCCCGGACGCCTTCCGGCTGCGTGCCGGCAGCCCCGCGGTGGACTTTGGCCCGGCCGACGCGATCACCGTGCAAGAGGGCGGCTCGACGCGCGATGACCGCAGCGCCGATACCGGCATCGTCGATGCCGGGTTCCATTTCGACAATACGGCAGGCCCGTACGTCGTGCCGCGAATTCCGCAGACGCCGATCTTTGTGCGTACTACGGGTCGAAACAGCAACGATGGTCGGACCGCCGCGACGGCGTTTCGAACCATCGGCTACGCGGCGCTGCAGGCACGTCCGGGCAACCGCATCATTGTTGGAGGTGGAACCTATTGTGAAGGGGACATCAATCTCGGCGAGCAGACCGGCACGGCGCTGCCGCTGTTGCGCCCGATTGAATTCGTCGCCGATGCCGATGGTTCACTTACCGGCGATGCTGGACCGGTTGTGATCGATGCCGGCGCCAGTCTGTGTGGCGGTGGTGGTGCGGCGGCGACGGGAGTCCAGACGGGCTTCAACATTCTCGGTAGCAGCTACGTGACAATCGATGGATTCCACGTCACGGGTGGTTTCGACTCCGGCATCCAGATTCGTGCCCGAGAGAGCGCGACTGGCGTGCGCGGCTCGGACAACGTGACGGTGAGCAATTCTGTCGTGTTCTCGAATCGCGGGAGCGGTATTCTCGTGCGCGATTCGGCGAACGTGACGATCTTCAACAACCTCGTGTACGCCAACGGCACAGGCGGCATCGCCGTCGGCGGGGAAGCGACGGGATCACCGAAAGCTCGCGTGGTAAACAACACCGTTTATGACAACGGCGCGCACGGTGTGGTGATCGGCAACCGTGTGGACAACGATCCGGTCGGATCGCCGGGTGCGCTGGTGATGAACAATCTTCTCGATCGCAACGCTGGCCGCGCACTGTTGGTCACGCCGCGGTCGCTAACGGATTTCACCGGGACGGCGAACCTCGATGGCGCCCTGCTCGGTGATCTTGGCCTGCTAGCGCCGGCGGGTGCCGACCGCCAACTTGGCGGCGCTGGCTTTGTCGACGACGATTTCCACTTGCAACAGCGGAGCGCCGGCCAGTTGACGACGAGCGTTGCGGTGGATCGCAGCGCCGGCGTCGCGTCGGTCATGGGGCTGGCCGATGGCTCGACACGAACCGATGATGCGGCTGACGAGGGCTTAAGCGACGCCGGCTTTCACTACCCGCGCGGTGGCATGCGGCCGACAGTCGGAACGTTCTCGGCGTTGCAAGCACGCCTCTTGGCTGCCAGTGCTATCCGGCTACTGTTTGTCAATCCGGATGGCAACAACGGCGATGGCCGATCACCGGCTAGCGCGTTTCGCACCGTCTTTGCGGCGGCGCGGGCCGCCGAACCCGGCGATACGATCGTGGTCGCACCTGGACGCTACGCGGAAGGCGACATCAATCTGAATAACGCCGGGACGGCTTCGCAGCCTATCGTGTTCGTCGGCGATACCAGCGGCAAGCTATCAGGCTCGACGCCCGGTCCGGTGCTGATCGACGCCACCGGCAAGGACACCGGTTTTGTACTCTTGAAGCGCAGCTTCGTCCAAATCCGCGGCTTCCGCATCATGGGCGCGCGTGTGGCCGGCATACAGGTGCGTGCGTGCCCGGGCGACGGTGAGGCGTGCACACTGGAATCCGGGTCAGACCACGTTACCCTTGCCGACAACGTGATCTTCTCCGGCCATCGCGGTATCGACGTGACCGACTCGACCGACGCGACCGTCTTCAACAATCTCATCTACGCGAACGACAGCACCGGCATCGCGATCACCGGCGATTTGCGGCAGGCGAGCGACGCGCTGCTCGTCAACAATACGCTGTACAGCAACAGTGGCGATGCGATCCTGTTGGACGGTTTTCTCGGCGCACCCAACGTTGAGCTGATCAATAACATCATCAAGGGCAATGGCCAGTTCGGGATAAAGACGAAGCCATCATCTCTCCCGGGGCTCGTGCTGAGCCACAATATCAATCGTGACGGCGCCAACAGCGAGACCCCGGCCGATCCGAATGACCCCGGTGCGGATCCCATGTTCGCCCGTCCGCCCGGTGTGGATGGCATCCTCGGCAGTACCGGTTTTGCCGACGATGACTTCCGGCTCAACGTCGCGCTGAGTCCGGGGCTCGACGCCGCCGGCGTGGACGCCGCTGACGTTGCCCTGACCGGTGGAGTGGCGCGCAGCGATGGCATGCGCGATGCCGGCCGAGCTGATCTTGGGTTCCACTACGAGTCCCACGGGCCCATCGGCGGCGAGTCGCAGGCCATCGTCACGCTCTACGTGCGCGCCCAACTGGGCAACGACAGCAACGACGGCCGCACGCCACAGACGGCGTTGCATACTGTCGCGCGGGCCGCTGCGCAAGCTGGCGCGGGGACCACGATCGTGATCGGCCCAGGCGTCTATCGGGAAGGAAATCTGTATCCCGTTACCAGCGGCACCGCGAGTAGTCCGATCATCTTCGTCGGTGATGCCACGGGCGCGCAGACCGGTGACGCCCCCGGGCCAGTGCTGCTCGACGCCAATGGACTGAGCGGCGGATTTCGGTTGGCCGGTCGCTCATACGTTCGAATTGATGGCATCGACGTAACCGGCGCGCGGCTGGCCGGTGTGGTGGCGCAGAACCCGACCGGCGTCGAGGTGACCAACTGCCGCCTCTTCTCGAACAGAGGCGCGGGCATTATGTTCGTGCGACCGCGCGGTGCCAACACGGTGTTCAACAATCTCGTCTACGCGAACGGCGGCGACGGGGTGCAGGCGCGGCTACGCCGCGTCCGCAATAGTGTGCTGCGTCTTGGCAACAATACCGTCTACGGCAACAGCGGGCGTGGCGTGTGGATCGATCATTCGCTCTCCGACCGCCGCATGGGAACTGTCTTGCTCGCGCACAACATCGTACAGAACAACGCCGGTGATCTGGTTGTCACGCCGCGCGGTTGGAGCGCGTTGCGCCTGACGCCCAACCTGTTGTCACAGCCTCCGACCGGCGTCGGTAGTGGAGCACCGCTGCTGATCGCCCCATCAGTGTTCAACGCACCGGCGGGACTCGATTCGGTGTTAGGCGGTAGCGGATTCGCTGACGATGACTTTCGGGTCGATGGCGGTAGCGCGGCGATTGACGCCGGCAGCACGGCCGCCATCGTCTGGGCGCTCGATGGCCGCACCGTCCGTCGCGACAACGCTGCGGACGCGGGCGCGGTTGATCTCGGCTATCACTCCCCGCGCTGA